ttaaaccaaaTGAAAACCCATAAACTTGAAAACGAACAGGGTTCAAGGTTTGTGTCAGAATATTGGTAAAATACTGTGATGGGTCGATATCCAAATTTCTACATTTCCAATAACCAACTAGAAAGACTCAAATCTTAGAATCttgatgttaaaaaaaaaaaacagataatGCGTATTGACAAAAAACCTCAAGGAActgaaaaacccaaaaacgaGATTAATTGTTGGAACCAAATGACAAACGATGCAGATAATTTCATCAAATCTATTGTTGTGGCTGTTAGAACGCAAAAAGGCAGATAGTTCATCAAATTTATACAGatttcaaacaaaacccataaacttgaaaaagaagagagcGCCAAAAACCTTCGAAGTTTATGCCAGAATATTGGTAAAGTAGTGTGATGGGTCGATTTCCAAATTTCAAAGAACCGACtagaaatattgaaaaagaagaattttcCAAGGAACAATTAAGACCCAAATCTTGAAatcttgaaataaataaaaaattgaaagaaactAAGAATATTGGTATGTACTTACAGACACTGAGGAGCTCAAAGTCAATGTTATCGCGGCTGATATCACCAGAGAGACTGAGAAAATCACCACCCTTGGCATCAAAGAGTTCCCTGAACAGCATATAGTAGTCCAAGCCAAGGCGGACGTTCTCTGTGCAGCTAAAAGTGTAGAAGTTGGAAGGGGTCAACTGCAGGGCTAAGACGACGTTTGGGATTTCAGGCGTGCGTCCTTCCTCAGGGTCACCTACGGCTCCTACCAATGTGACGTCGTTTTCCGTGATGCAAAGCTCGACATAGTGGTCGGGGCCCAGCAGCATGAAGCATGAAAGCGCGTGCCTTAGATAGGAAGCACATGGGTCAAGGGTAAACTGAAACATGGTGATGAACAGAGAGAGAGTTTCTGTTTCTTGAGGGAAAAgtaacacagagagagagagagagagagagagagagagagagagagctaagGAAATTGAGATTCTTTTGGGATGAGAGCTCAAGGCATTGTGACTAGACTtggtgaagaggaagaggcTTTAAAAGTTTTTCTTGGGCGGTTAAATCCGTTACAAGTTAGCTGGCTGGTTTGGTATTTCATTTTCTCCTGTAATCTGTTTGGGGTTTATGATTTTACACTTCCTTCCCAGTGGCTTTGAAGAATTTCAGATTGTTGCtattaaattcttttatttgaatttcataCCCCCCTCACTCATGCACTGATCTGAGATTTCGAGCAGTTGTTGAAATCAGATCAGTCACAAATCCTTGGATTCTTAGCGCCCGGAGTTCAGACAGAGTCACTCTGCCTGCTCCTTATCTTTATATTTACACTTTCTACCCTTTTGTTTCAAGAATTTTGGATGCGTCCCCTTAAAGTTCTTTTAGTTGCAATGTGAGATTTGGTCAATCTTGGTCAAGCTCGCTATACCttttcactcttcttcttcttcttctttttgggggTGTGTGGGGGGTCGGGGTGTTGTGGGTGAGAGGAGTTACAATGAAAGGGATTTtcgtataaaaaaaataaaaggaaaggtTTGAAACTCTTGACCTATGGCCTTGTCTTAAGtttttctttcatcttttAAACAAGCAATATTGGAAGATAAAGAAATCAAACCTAAGACCTCGAGTGTGAGGTAAAAACTCTTAATTACTTGAACTACAAACCCTTGCTACTTGATCTCAAGACTAACCCATGGTCCCCAAAGATTATTTGATCCATGGTCCCTCCTCTATCACTTTTCGCAGGTGgtgtttttttggtcgaaactTCTCACAGAATTTTGTTGGTTGTTTTACTTGCATAGTTAAAAACGGCAAGCATTTTAGCGAACCCTAAACATTCACAGTTACATACTCTTCCACTCCTCCCCTTTTAGCAGAGAACTGAAACTCACCCCAAACCAACTGAtaccatccatccatccatggCTTCTCATATTACCACCAGTCAATCACCCGGCCACATATGGCTCCAATGCAAAATCATGAACTTTCAAGAAGGCAAATCAAAGATATAGAAGGGGCGAGCAAGGGGGGATGACAATTCAACCAAGTCAGATAATACATTAACTATTTGAGAGCATGGAACAAGCTGGTCAAGGCTAaggaaaaacataaacaaaaaaaagaaagcagagTTTTATTTCCCCCTGCTTGCACAAGCTATCCTTCAGAAGTTCAATGGCGGCTAAACCCGAAAAACAGCAAGTTTTACAAACCAGTCtgttaataaaaacaaaggcaGTTCTGCACTGGACCCAGCATCTATCTGGTACCTATAGGCCAACCTAAGAACTCCCTCAAGGTCCAATTAAAGTTTCAGGACTACGAAAACAGAAGCATTTCAAGGGACGATGCATCAGAAAGTATTTCCTCCCATCAGAGATATAGCTTCTTGTATGGAGAAGGGTCCATCATCCCTAAAAGCAGAAAGGAAAACACACATTATCCATTGCATAAATCCACCCAAAACTTTAAACAGTCAATTCAGACAGATATATTACTTGGTAACTCGGAACTCCAAACTGTTTTAAAGCATATTATTCAAATTTAGCAGAACCTTTTGAATCTTTATAAATGCATATTTCATGCTtcccctttttaaaaaaaatacatggcAGCTTTAGTAGAGCATAAATTGATCAAGTTCCATTAAGAATTCCCAATTGATACTCTGAGAAGTTGATAGACGGGAATGTCAACACGAACTAGGTCCACCATTCTCCCCCACCCACTTCCCCTATTTTCCACACAACATATAACAATACATTGCATATACCATAGGACAGTATGAAATGCACGTGCTAACATGAAAATAACAGAATTAGAGAGAGAAGTCAGGCATGCTTAAATGCACTGTTAAAAAACTAGTTCTTAAGCATCATGTACCCAAACCTTACCATCATTGACGACACAGCAAAGTTTCAACCACCAATCACCGGCAATAAATTGCCTGATCGATATGGGGAGGAATTTGCTTTATCTCGGTCCCAAGTTCTTGCTCAATTCTATACCTGCAGGAACagaatatattataaataacgaGCCCCCATTATATTGCAgaaaatttggatttggaagAGAAAAGTACATACAAGTTGAAGCGGTCTTCATAGGTGATCAAATTCACAGCTAAACCAAGGTGTCCAAACCTTCCAGATCGACCAACCTGCATGTAagataaatacataaaacaGCACAGAGATAACTTCAACATGTAAATACTGCATCAGCTTTCTACTATTTATTTCTGCAAAGACTGTTTCTTACGCACCCTGTGAAGATATGTCTCTGAGTTCTTTGGAAAATCAAAGTTAATGACAACATTGACTGCTTGAATATCTATTCCTCTTGTAAATAGATCTGCAGTTATGCccccaaaaaaagaggaaaaagttAGAGAAAATCTCAAgaatctattttttttaattacacaCATCAGGAATCTGTCCATACTACATACAACTTAAAATGAAATGAACAACTCCGAAACACACAATTGAACTGAGCATGATATATTAAGATCAAGCAAATCACATACAACACGAGTAATAAAAGAGTTTATCACATGCACTATTTTTTTCCTCCATCATGATCTAAGAGTTTATCACATGCACTATGTTTTAAAGGATCCacctaaaaaaatatacatttatttaaaaacttaaaataaaaatttgaaatcacTGGAATGTACATGTGATGGTGCTGAAAGAAACTTATGGTTCACAAAATGGGAGGGAAGAAGGGagatagagaaagaaagagaacaaatcaccggaaaaaaaaaaaaacgtacCAGTACAAACAAGATTTCTGCATGCACCATTACGGAAGTCATGAAATACTCTGTTACGATGGTCTTGCAGCATCTTTGCATGGATATAAAAACAAGAATAGCCAAGTTCTGTAATTTTCTTGGCCAACAACTCTACCCGATTCACAGAATTACAGAATATGATTGACTGATTTATTTGAAGCTGAAAAACAGATCCATCATCACATCCATGAACCCCGCAAGaagtcaaaaaaataataataaatcaatacaCAAAAACTACAGTTCACATCAAACCTTAGAGAAAAGAGTGTTTAGGCAGTGGACTTTTTGTCTCTCCTCGACAAAGGCGTAAAATTGTGTAATACCCTTTAGTGTAAGCTCATCCATAAGGTTGATAACATAAGGTTTTTGCAGATATCTATCCTTGAAGTCCTTGACAGTAACAGGAAATGTTGCTGAAAACATCAAAATTTGTCGATGTGAAGGTAAGAAGCGGATCAGCTGCTCTACTGAAGGTTGAAACTCCGGGGACAAAAGCTTATCAGCCTGTCAGACATTGACAAAAACATCATTAGATTATTGCAGCTCATGATGCTAAAACCAACCAACTGTGTTCACCTCCTCCACTGCATACACAGATACACATGTGACGTGCACACAGACTTGAATGAAGATGGGGGAATCTGATCTTGGTATCTCCCTTTTACAAGAGACATGGAAATACCGATTGGGATATGACCTGGCCACCACACTTTAAGACACTTCTAATAAGTCAATTTTAACTAGTAAACCAAAAATTCCAGGGGCATAAAGATACCAACTAACATAAGAATGAAACAGGTTGCAAATGCGGATCAGGGCTTGACTAATTGGAAATTCAACTTACTATTTAACCAACTAATTGCAAGAACATCTACTATAAAAATAGTTCTTAAAAGTGGAAACCTAAAACCAatgcaaacaaaaagagaaataagGATGACAACATGCACCCAACAACTGTTGGACAAAATTCTTTCAATACGTAAATTTAATGGAAGTTGGGGATAAGTATTTACCTCATCCATAACAAGCATAGAACAATCTTTCAAGATGCAAACACCTTTCTTTGCAAGATCTAAAATTCTTCCAGGAGTTCCGACAAGCAAGTGAACTGGTTGATATAAACGCATGATATCATCCTTTAAGCTGGTACCTCCGGTTGTAACCATAACTTGAATTTGCAAATGCTTCCCTAGCTCCTTACAGACTTGTGATGTTTGAAGAGCCAACTCGCGAGTTGGAACAAGAATAACAACTGCAGAAGAAAACACATATCAACACAAAAAGGACAATAATGCAACTACatagaaataaaatcctacaTCTGCCTCCTATATATAGAACAGATTGGGAGCATTTATACCAGAACTCTGTGTGTCTCAAGCACTTAAGTAGTAAAGATTTCTATAGCCATTCGAGCAGCATAAAAAACTAAAGTGCCACAATAGCCATTATCTTTTGATGGGGCCTAATGATGTGCCGGAAGATGCAACTCAGTGGTAGAGAACAAACCTTGTATTACATTGTTATCTTGATCAATTTTCTCCAACGCAGGGATGCAAAATGCAGCTGTTTTCCCCGTTCCATTTTTAGCTCTAGCAAGAATATCACTACCAGTTAAAGCAATTGGGATACTTTCTTCCTGAATAGGGGATGGTCTTTCAAATCCCTTCTCATAAATTCCCATCAGCAGCTCACGTTTCAGAAAATAGTCCTCAAACTCGTTTCCTTTAGTTGCAGTTACATCCTGAAGGAAATCATTTGTAACCAGATTAGGAAATCACCagtcattattatttttaactaTTAATCATTCATTGTGTTTATAGATGTGAAAACAACTTGATCTTAATAAACTACATAACAGTTGAATGATGCACCCTTCAAAATCTATACAGAAGCATCACATTAAAAATATTGGTACCCATGATAAAGAATTATATAACAAATAATACATAACGAACCTCTGTTCTGAAACGAGTATCAGGTGCTGGAATATTTAACCTCGCCTTCCAATCATGCGAACTGAAAAAGAtaagtaaaacaaaataagatacTATGTAAAGCATGAATCATAATATGTTGAAAAAaaggagggaaaaaaaagagacaagTATTAATAGATGGACTGTTAACAAAATATGTTACCAAAAAAGCTTCCCTGAcaggtataaataccaacaGCCAAACATCTAACTTGATATTTACAACCtcctttataatttataaaatcaaGGGCTACATGGAAACTACTCCAATGTCAAAAATTACTAGAAATTTATTCGGGCAATATGACTCCTAAATAAATGCAACGTAGAATCAGCCTTCAATTATACAGAATTAACAAACcctagtttaaaaaaatttaaatcacACTATCAACTACAATGATTTAAAAAACAGCAAGAATCTTGGTCGAAGAAACCCATCTGAAGaactaattttcaattaaaaaatgactGTCATACTAGTTTTGGCGGTTATTTTTTTAAGCACTGTTTTAGTGGTTTTACCCAAATAAGAAATTCCCCCTTACTGTAATCACGTCTTTCCATCTTTAGCCCATATAGATCAACACATCCTGTGAGCTATAGATAGTTGAATagttattacttattactATAACCACAATTTTTGTCAATAGAACCAGAAAAATGCTTGTGGGTCTTCAACCCGACTAAAATCCCCAAGGGCACGTGTCGAGGCTCCAATCCGAATGAACAGGACAACGAATGCAAGGTGGCCCCGCAGGAGTGTATGCATCCGTGGGGAATTGAACACGAGGCAAATGCTTCCTGAAGCACTTATCATGACCCGTCCTACCACTGGACTAACCTCACGGTCTTATGTGGCCCTCATTAATATTTGAAACTTTTAACATTGAAACGCC
The Prunus dulcis chromosome 2, ALMONDv2, whole genome shotgun sequence DNA segment above includes these coding regions:
- the LOC117617541 gene encoding DEAD-box ATP-dependent RNA helicase 8, producing MNSNRGRYPPGIGAGRGGGMNANPAFQSRPPHQQQYVQRNLLPNHHHQQYFQQQQHQQQQQQQQQWLRRGQLGGSTSADSAVDEVEKTVQSEAVDPSSHDWKARLNIPAPDTRFRTEDVTATKGNEFEDYFLKRELLMGIYEKGFERPSPIQEESIPIALTGSDILARAKNGTGKTAAFCIPALEKIDQDNNVIQVVILVPTRELALQTSQVCKELGKHLQIQVMVTTGGTSLKDDIMRLYQPVHLLVGTPGRILDLAKKGVCILKDCSMLVMDEADKLLSPEFQPSVEQLIRFLPSHRQILMFSATFPVTVKDFKDRYLQKPYVINLMDELTLKGITQFYAFVEERQKVHCLNTLFSKLQINQSIIFCNSVNRVELLAKKITELGYSCFYIHAKMLQDHRNRVFHDFRNGACRNLVCTDLFTRGIDIQAVNVVINFDFPKNSETYLHRVGRSGRFGHLGLAVNLITYEDRFNLYRIEQELGTEIKQIPPHIDQAIYCR